The Xenopus tropicalis strain Nigerian chromosome 2, UCB_Xtro_10.0, whole genome shotgun sequence genome window below encodes:
- the gtpbp8 gene encoding GTP-binding protein 8 has protein sequence MATLLQTAATGRQCLGAGGVLGRRAASYASIKEVAKLQEKKMSNILFPILGLEKYLSPNVDKKHFRLFDPSLEQMAKAEELFRPSDKHQIDYVTSAIRMDHAPGLTQPEVCFIGRSNVGKSSLIKALFSLVPGIEVRVSKTPGHTKKMNFFKVGRAFTLVDMPGYGYKAPEDFADMVEPYLQVRNNLKRTFLLVDSSIGFQKADLVAVEMCEEFGIPYVIVATKIDRPPTGVLLTQYLEIQEFIEKQTQGCYPQPFLVSSVQFSGIHLLRCFIAHVTGNHPR, from the exons ATGGCGACTCTCCTACAGACGGCAGCGACTGGTCGCCAGTGTTTGGGGGCCGGGGGGGTATTAGGGCGCAGGGCTGCCAGCTATGCTTCCATCAAGGAAGTGGCAAAGCTACAGGAGAAGAAGATGAGCAACATACTCTTCCCAATTCTGGGCTTGGAGAAGTATCTGAGCCCCAACGTGGACAAGAAGCACTTTAGACTGTTTGACCCCAGCCTCGAGCAGATGGCTAAAGCGGAAGAATTGTTCCGGCCGTCTGATAAGCACCAGATAGACTATGTCACCTCTGCCATCAGGATGGACCATGCGCCCGGCCTCACCCAGCCTGAG GTTTGTTTCATAGGGAGAAGCAACGTCGGTAAATCCTCCTTAATAAAGGCCTTGTTTTCCCTTGTTCCGGGGATTGAAGTGCGAGTGTCCAAAACCCCA GGTCACACCAAGAAGATGAACTTTTTCAAAGTAGGCAGAGCATTCACCCTAGTGGACATGCCAGGCTACGGGTACAAAGCTCCGGAGGACTTTGCGGACATGGTGGAACCGTACCTTCAAGTGAGGAACAA TTTAAAGAGGACATTTTTGCTGGTGGACAGTTCCATTGGTTTTCAGAAAGCAGATCTCGTTGCGGTGGAAATGTGTGAGGAATTTGGGATTCCTTATGTC ATTGTAGCCACCAAGATAGACCGGCCGCCTACAGGAGTTCTGCTGACACAGTACCTGGAGATCCAGGAGTTCATAGAGAAGCAGACACAGGGGTGCTACCCACAGCCATTCCTAGTCAG CTCAGTGCAGTTCTCTGGAATCCACCTGCTCCGATGTTTCATCGCTCACGTGACAGGGAACCATCCCAGATAA